DNA from Micrococcales bacterium:
GGCGGTGCCCAAGGAGGAACGGTTCGTCACGCGCTACTGCGCGGGGGTCCTTTTCGCCTCACACGGCATGGGCATGCCCAGTGCCAGCATCGCGGTGCAGGAACTCATGCGGATGGTGTACTTCCTCAAGGCCGGTGACGCCCGCGCCATGGACGAGGTCTTCTGGGCACGGGTCGGGACCAGCGGCGGTGTCGGCGTCGAGGGCGGCACGATCGTGGTCACCACCGAAGGTGTGATGGCCGACCTGCGCCCCTACCGGGTCCTCAACGGCGGTATGGGCGAGTACTGGTTCGACTCCACATTCCCGGCTCCGATAGCAGAGGCGATCGTGGCGGCCAACGACGCCGCCGAGTTCGATATGGTCACCGGCAAGACCGTGGCGGGCAACGAGTTCTTCCTGGAGCAGTTCCGGCTCGACGGGGCGGTCTGCATGGAGACGCCAGAAACGAAAATGGCGTGGCTGGAGTGGATCCACGACAACGGTGTACGGAACATCGAGATGGAGGGAGCCATGCTGGCCGGCTACCTCAATCACTGGGGTTTCTCGAGATTCGCGATGATCTGTACCACTTTGCTCAACCGCCTCCACGG
Protein-coding regions in this window:
- a CDS encoding uridine phosphorylase, which codes for MKDHNVNHAFLDPVLTGEHVDVYYHFGLSSDDPLIQRFRDVRAVIMAGSGQRIKEFAQIWSDLNGGAEIVAVPKEERFVTRYCAGVLFASHGMGMPSASIAVQELMRMVYFLKAGDARAMDEVFWARVGTSGGVGVEGGTIVVTTEGVMADLRPYRVLNGGMGEYWFDSTFPAPIAEAIVAANDAAEFDMVTGKTVAGNEFFLEQFRLDGAVCMETPETKMAWLEWIHDNGVRNIEMEGAMLAGYLNHWGFSRFAMICTTLLNRLHGDQVTASPQELHQYSENSGAALFNYLRSALGTTG